One window of the Sparus aurata chromosome 17, fSpaAur1.1, whole genome shotgun sequence genome contains the following:
- the cyp4t8 gene encoding cytochrome P450 4T8 isoform X2, whose protein sequence is MSDSTKTMLDKWESYANTDKSFELFEHVSLMTLDSILKCAFSHNSNCQTEGGTNAYIKAVYELSNLINLRFRTFPYHSDLIFYLSPHGYRHRKACSVTHSHTREVIRKRKEALKEEKELDRIQAKRNLDFLDILLLARDENQQGLSDEDIRAEVDTFMFEGHDTTASGLSFILYSLACHPEHQKMCREEIMQALEGKDTMEWEDLSKIPYTTMCIKESLRLYPPVPGMNRKTTKPITFFDGRTLPAGSFVGTSVYGIHRNAAVWENPDVFDPLRFLPENTSRRSPHAFVPFSAGPRNCIGQNFAMNELKVATALTLKKYELIEDPTCKPKIIPRLVLRSLNGIHIKIRSVEPNM, encoded by the exons ATGTCCGATTCTACAAAAACTATGTTG GACAAATGGGAGAGTTATGCAAACACTGACAAGTCCTTTGAGTTGTTTGAACACGTGAGCCTCATGACACTGGACAGCATCTTGAAGTGTGCCTTCAGCCACAACAGCAACTGCCAGACCGAGGG TGGAACAAATGCATACATCAAAGCAGTGTATGAGCTCAGTAATCTGATCAACCTGCGGTTCAGGACGTTTCCATATCACAGTGACCTTATTTTCTACCTCAGCCCACATGGCTACAGGCACAGAAAAGCATGCTCTGTGACTCACAGTCATACAA gGGAAGTcataagaaaaaggaaagaagcactaaaggaagagaaggagCTGGACCGCATACAGGCCAAGAGAAACTTGGACTTCCTGGACATCCTTCTCTTGGCAAGA GATGAGAACCAGCAGGGTCTCTCAGATGAAGACATACGAGCAGAGGTGGACACATTCATGTTTGAGGGCCATGACACCACAGCCAGTGGCCTCTCTTTCATCCTCTACAGTCTGGCCTGCCACCCAGAACACCAGAAGATGTGCAGGGAAGAGATCATGCAAGCCTTGGAAGGCAAGGACACTATGGAGTG GGAGGATCTAAGTAAGATTCCATACACTACAATGTGCATAAAAGAATCACTCCGTCTTTACCCACCTGTGCCAGGAATGAACAGAAAAACCACCAAGCCCATTACGTTTTTTGATGGAAGGACTTTGCCAGCAg gAAGTTTTGTTGGAACGAGTGTGTATGGGATTCACAGGAATGCAGCAGTCTGGGAAAACCCTGAT GTCTTTGACCCGCTGCGTTTCCTGCCAGAGAATACTTCCAGGAGGTCACCTCATGCTTTTGTCCCCTTCTCTGCTGGGCCAAG AAACTGCATTGGCCAGAATTTTGCCATGAATGAGTTAAAAGTGGCGACTGCCCTGACACTGAAGAAATACGAGCTGATAGAAGACCCCACTTGTAAACCCAAGATCATTCCTAGACTGGTTCTGCGCTCACTCAACGGCATCCACATCAAAATCAGATCTGTAGAGCCAAACATGTAA
- the ppp1r8b gene encoding protein phosphatase 1, regulatory subunit 8b has translation MATKISKESPPPFDCPSWAGKPPPGLHLDVMKGDKLMEKLIIDEKKYYLFGRNPDWCDFTIDHQSCSRVHAALVYHKHLKRVFLIDLNSTHGTFLGHIRLEAHKPQQVPIDSTISFGASTRTYTIREKPQTQGTAGTGDSKTGDDEELKGLLGLPEEETELENLTEFNTAHNKRISLLTIEEGNLEIQRPKRKRRNSRVTFNEEDSIINPEDIDPSVGRFRNMVQTAVIPIKKRRSEGQNTLGLDDLTSKRMHGYSLSSGLYGDLPPTSHENQPTGAPGGAAMQGGLPLPFPNPAPEVDLAPEAPQPPVTLNPTPVTAPYLPETHNEPRKKKYAKEAWPGKKPTPSLLI, from the exons ATGGCGACTAAAATAAGCAAAGAGAGTCCCCCTCCTTTTGATTGTCCATCATG gGCAGGCAAGCCGCCCCCGGGGCTCCATCTAGACGTGATGAAGGGAGACAAACTGATGGAG AAACTGATCATAGATGAAAAGAAGTACTACCTGTTCGGGAGGAACCCCGACTGGTGTGACTTCACCATCGACCATCAGTCATGCTCGCGCGTCCACGCTGCCCTGGTCTACCACAAACATCTAAAAAGGGTCTTTCTCATAGACCTCAACAGCA CACACGGTACTTTCCTCGGGCACATCCGCCTGGAGGCACACAAGCCTCAGCAGGTTCCCATAGACTCTACAATATCTTTTGGGGCCTCGACGCGAACCTACACCATCAGAGAGAAACCGCAAACTCAAGGCACCGCTGGCACAGGAGACAGTAAGACGGGAGACGATGAGGAGCTGAAAGGACTGCTTGGGCTtccagaggaggagacagagctcGAG AACCTGACAGAGTTCAACACAGCTCACAACAAGCGCATCTCCCTTCTCACCATTGAGGAGGGCAACCTGGAAATCCAGAGGCCTAAGAGGAAACGGAGGAACTCGAGGGTTACCTTCAATGAAGAGGACTCCATCATTAATCCAG AGGACATAGACCCTTCAGTTGGACGCTTTAGAAATATGGTGCAGACTGCTGTTATCCCCATCAAG AAACGCAGATCAGAGGGCCAAAACACGTTGGGTCTTGACGACCTGACATCGAAACGCATGCACGGCTACAGCTTGAGCAGCGGTCTCTATGGGGACTTGCCACCCACCAGTCATGAGAACCAGCCGACAGGAGCTCCGGGAGGTGCTGCTATGCAGGGAGGGCTTCCTCTGCCTTTCCCGAATCCCGCACCAGAGGTGGACCTGGCCCCGGAGGCTCCCCAGCCCCCTGTCACCCTCAACCCCACCCCTGTCACGGCCCCCTATCTACCAGAGACCCACAACGAGCCACGCAAAAAGAAGTACGCCAAAGAAGCTTGGCCGGGCAAGAAACCCACCCCTTCACTGCTCATCTGA
- the themis2 gene encoding protein THEMIS2 — MAGETALPLQQFIASLDDTCLPKILQVCSGVYFQGSVYEISGSEVSFSTGDLIKVIGLELLSVCLEDLSNNEKFELPINHTGLFKVVPDEMPFSTVEEMMSMRPVGLETCLPFTFTSRSKMTLDNVTLGAGRALTVLSIEQREGEEDLVRCHVQGQQEVSAEVLIPLSTRGDFIECESKECFTLKEIMSSPGLRSRKFRFENTNKCQRPLVLSPIHQVNAIMNLRKNILKFPSSLEVDVVDVTELCQDVKFVTPLSLPEVLSQPDESFPAVVNVLEGPDTRSLFKCSWLPELSKRSQLVVHKKGTSAMILLSSLKSRKAQQYFLVSHQYGGRFRRRPREFNSVYELYVASMQAPGLKVSVMRNCEEVEEEGLPGLSVGDQLEVVRCERMELPCESPTAQKQSVEALLCHHLPEPDDGDDDDDDEEEVKQDEERQEVLLPLYMQGHFCEVLKDKKKYKLRDLGKDFSLPLDVKVVSRDTEVETDPLAAFACLRIEAAMLEPIVQVSFPHRPDQCFEVPTRWLSMSVAFTTDPLPWPSGEPPECHVDRVTEVTDTFFYEFRKQESSDAAPPPRPPKRNLSSSVSCKKSSSKASKKASKQRPDKSAPTKKLSDLTLNSKKRPPAPPPPAILDDEPPPIVPRKHSGADKTLGKALPNTYVKMEEPKKKAPSCEVEVDSDSDHDYETVDETLLSMVKAAQENVMFY, encoded by the exons ATGGCAGGCGAGACTGCTCTGCCCCTTCAGCAGTTCATCGCATCGTTGGACGACACTTGTCTGCCCAAAATTCTGCAAGTTTGCTCTGGAGTGTACTTCCAAG GCTCAGTGTATGAAATATCTGGAAGTGAAGTGAGCTTCTCTACTGGCGATCTCATAAAGGTCATCGGCCTCGAGCTGCTGTCAGTTTGCCTTGAAGACCTGAGCAACAATGAGAAGTTTGAGCTCCCCATCAACCACACAG GTTTGTTCAAGGTTGTTCCGGATGAGATGCCGTTCAGCACAGTCGAGGAGATGATGAGCATGAGGCCCGTGGGCCTGGAGACCTGCCTCCCCTTCACTTTCACCAGCCGCTCCAAGATGACCTTAGACAATGTCACGCTGGGGGCCGGGAGAGCTCTGACAGTGCTCTCCATAGAGCAGCGTGAGGGTGAGGAGGACCTGGTGCGATGCCACGTTCAAGGACAACAGGAAGTCTCTGCTGAGGTGTTAATCCCCCTTTCAACACGCGGGGACTTCATTGAGTGTGAGAGCAAGGAGTGCTTCACGCTGAAGGAGATCATGTCCTCTCCTGGCCTGCGCAGTCGAAAGTTTCGCTTCGAAAACACCAACAAGTGTCAGCGTCCCCTTGTCCTCAGTCCAATACACCAGGTCAACGCCATCATGAACT TGAGGAAGAATATATTGAAGTTTCCGTCCAGCCTGGAGGTGGATGTGGTGGATGTCACTGAGCTCTGTCAGGACGTGAAGTTTGTGACCCCGCTCAGTCTGCCAGAGGTCCTCTCCCAGCCCGATGAATCCTTCCCTGCAGTGGTGAACGTCCTGGAAGGCCCGGACACTCGCTCTCTGTTCAAGTGCAGCTGGCTGCCAGAACTTAGCAAGAGGAGCCAGCTGGTTGTCCACAAGAAAGGAACCTCAGCCATGATTTTGTTATCCAGCTTGAAGAGCAGAAAGGCACAGCAGTACTTCCTGGTTTCTCACCAATACGGCGGGCGATTCCGTAGGCGGCCGAGAGAGTTTAATTCAGTGTATGAGCTCTACGTGGCATCAATGCAGGCGCCGGGTCTGAAGGTCAGCGTGATGAGGAACTGTGAGGAGGTCGAGGAGGAGGGCCTGCCTGGCCTCAGCGTGGGGGACCAGCTGGAGGTTGTCCGCTGCGAAAGGATGGAGTTGCCCTGTGAGAGCCCCACTGCGCAGAAGCAGTCCGTCGAGGCTCTTTTGTGTCATCATCTCCCAGAGCCGGACGATGGggacgatgatgacgatgacgaaGAGGAGGTCAAGCAGGACGAGGAGAGGCAGGAAGTTCTTCTGCCTCTGTACATGCAGGGTCACTTTTGCGAGGTGCTGAAAGATAAGAAGAAGTACAAACTCAGAGACTTGGGGAAGGACTTTAGTTTGCCGCTCGATGTGAAAGTGGTGAGCCGTGATACAGAGGTGGAGACCGATCCACTGGCCGCGTTTGCATGTCTCAGAATAGAGGCGGCTATGTTAGAGCCCATCGTCCAGGTGAGCTTCCCACACAGGCCAGACCAATGTTTCGAGGTCCCAACCCGGTGGCTCTCTATGTCTGTCGCTTTCACCACGGACCCCCTGCCATGGCCCAGTGGTGAACCACCTGAGTGCCACGTGGACAGAGTTACTGAGGTGACCGACACGTTCTTTTATGAATTCCGCAAGCAGGAGAGCTCAGACGCAGCCCCTCCGCCCCGGCCACCGAAGCGAAACCTGTCGTCTTCGGTGTCTTGCAAAAAATCTTCGTCGAAAGCCTCGAAGAAAGCGTCCAAACAGCGGCCCGACAAGAGCGCCCCGACCAAAAAGTTATCTGATCTGACTCTGAATAGCAAAAAGAggcctccagctcctccccctCCG GCTATTTTAGATGACGAGCCTCCACCCATTGTACCCCGAAAGCACTCAGGGGCCGACAAGACGTTAGGCAAGGCCCTGCCGAACACATACGTGAAAATGGAGGAGCCGAAGAAAAAAG CACCGTCGTGTGAAGTTGAAGTAGACTCGGACAGCGACCATGACTACGAGACTGTGGACGAGACTTTGTTGTCGATGGTGAAGGCAGCACAAGAGAACGTCATGTTCTACTGA